Within the Longimicrobium sp. genome, the region GCCGAGGCGATGCGAGGTACCGCCCAGCGCCTCGCGCACGCCGGGCGCGTCCAGCGGCAGCAGGAGCAGCGTTCCCCCGCCGCTCCACTCCTCGCGGAACCAGCGGCGGACGACGCGGGCGGAGGCCAGGTCCTTCACCACCAGCGCCTGCAGCAGCGACCCCAGGAAGCTCTCCACCGCCTGCGCCGTGGCCCCGTCGGCCGTCGAGGCGCGCACGAAGTCGGCGAGCGGGGCCAGCACGCCGGGAAAGCGCTCGCGCTCGGCCATGATCGCCGTCACCGCGGGGCTGAAGCCCTCGTAGCTGCTCTCCATGGCCTCGCGCGCGGCCACCTGGCTGGCCAGGCGCTGCACGCGGTCTTCCGCCGCGCGCAGCGTGTCGCGCAGCGGCGCCTCGCGCCCGCGCAGCGTCCGCGTCTCCTCGCGCGCCAGGTCCGCCGCGTCGGCCGCGGCGTCCAGCCGCTCGCGCAGCGACATTCCCTGCCCGCTCCACAGCTCCGTCTGCTGGCCCAGCACGGTGATCTCGGCGCCCAGCTGCGACTCCTGCTCGCCCAGCGAGCCCGCGCGCTCCAGCGCCTCGCCGCGCCGGCGCTCGGCCGCCGCGCGCTCGCCCTCGGCCGCGGCGATCTCGCGCGCGATCTCGCGCGAGCGCGACGCGGCGGCCTCGCTGGCCTGGCGGTGCGCGCTCAGCGTGGCGCGCAGGGCGTCGTTCTCCTCCACCCGCGTCTCCAGCCGCTCGCGCACGCCCTCCAGCCGCGCCAGCGCGTGGTCGCGCTCCCCCGCCAGCCGCTCCGCGTCGGCCGACAGCGTCTCCGCCCGGTCGCCCAGCTCCGCGCGCTCGCGCACCAGCTGCTGGATGCGCATCTCCGCGTTGGAGCGGCGCTCGTCGGCCAGCAGGATCTCGCGCTCGCGCGTGGACAGCCGCTGGCGCACGTCCTCCAGCTTCGCGGCCGAGTGCTGGCGGCGGCGGGTGAGCTCGGCCGCCTCGATCCGCCGCTCCTCCAGGATCGCCTCGGCGGTGGTCCGCTCGGTGCGCGCCTCGCCCTCCTCGCGCGCGAGCGCCTCGCGTCTCCGTCCCCCGCTCTCCAGCGCGGCCGCCAGCGACTGCAGCTCCGCGCGCGCGAAGGCGACCTCCAGGTCCAGGCGCCGCGTCTGCAGCTCCTGGTGGCGCTGGGCGCGGCGCTTCTGCCGGGCCAGCGCGCGCACCTTGCTCTCCACCTCGTTCACCAGGTCGTTCAGCCGCGCGAGGTCGACCTCCGCGCCCTCCAGCCTCCGCTGCGCGGCCTTGCGGCGATCCTTGTACTTGCCGATCCCCGCCGCCTCCTCGAACATCGCCCGCCGCTCGTCCGCGCGCTCGGACAGGATCGAGTCGATCATCCCGATCTCGATGATCGAGTAGGCGTTCGATCCCAGCCCGGTATCGCGCAGCAGGTCGTGGATGTCGCGGAGCCGGCAGGCCACGCGGTTCAGCGTGTACTCGCTGCCGCCCTCGCGGAACACCTTCCGCGCGATCTCCACCTCGGTCTGGGGGATGGGGATGGAGGAGTCGTCGTTGGAGAAGGAGAGCGAGACCTCGGCCAGGTTCAGCGGGCGGCGCTTCACCGTTCCCTGGAAGATGACCTCCTCCATCTTCCCGCCGCGCAGCGCCGACGCGCGCTGCTCGCCCAGCACCCACCGCACGGCGTCGGCGGTGTTGCTCTTCCCGCACCCGTTGGAGCCCACGATGGCGGTCACGCCGTCGCGGAACTCGATGAGGGTGCGGTCGGGAAAGCTCTTGAAGCCGTGGAGGCGGAGGGCGCGGAGCTTCACTGCTCTACATCAAGACGGGGAGATGTCGGGATGGGGACGATGGCGCCCGGGATCCGGGATGATACGGATGAGTCCGCGCCGGCGATGACGGATCGGGTCTGGGAGATTCGGGGCCGGGCATCCGGTTGGAAATCCCCGCCAAGTTACAGGGAGAGGGGAGATTGGGGAAGGTCAGCGGCCGCTCCGCCGGAGATCGAAAGGCGGCTGAAGCCGCGGCAACAACGACGGAAAGCCTCGCAAACGGCGCGAGGCTTCAACAGCACGGCGATGTCCCCTGGCCCCTGCCAGGGCGCCTACTTCGACGTGGCCGGCGCCCGGCCGACACGGCGCACCAGCCGCGCGGGAAGGCGCGAGGATTCCAGCGTCTTCTTCATCGGCGCCGCCTGAGCGGTGTCGGCGAAGGCGCCGGCGTACAGCGCCCACCGCTCGGTGCCGTCCGTCTGCGGCACGGCGGCGGGGTAGGCGTCGATAGCCCCCGCGCGAAGCGCCTCGGCCCGGCGCTCGGCGGCCTCCTTCGAGTCGAACTCGCCCAGGTCGAACGCCAGCGGACGCGGCTGGATGAGCGCGTCGGGGCCGCCCACGCTCTCGGGGTCGGCCAGCTTCTTCCGCACCAGCTCGTTGCGCAGCGCCACGGCCTGCGCGGTGTCGGCCAGCGACCCCGCGAACACGCGGTAGTAGACGACGCCGCCGATGTCCTCGGGAAAGACGTAGGCCTCGGTGCCGGGGATCGCGCTCTGCACCTGCCCGGCCAGCTTCCGCGCCGCGTCGTACGCCTGGTCGCCCTGGAACGCCTTCACCACCACCGCGTACGGCCGCGGCGTTCCCGCCGGCCTGACGGTGGGCCCCGCCTGCGCGCGCCGCGGGGGAACGCCCGGCGCCTCGCCCGCGGGTCGCTCGGCGCGCCCGGGAAGCCCCTTCAGCAGGCCGGGAAGGAAGACCATCGCCGCCCCGACCGCCAGCGCCATGAAGGCCAGCACGAGCAGGACCAGCACGAGCGGCGAGATGCGGCGCTTCTTGGGGATCGACTTCTTCTTGCGGCGCTTCCCCGGCGGCTCGTCGCCCACCGTGTCGTCCCACACCGGCTCGGGAACGGGGAGCGCGGCCGCCGACGCGTGCGGCGCCTCGTGCGCGGTGGGAAGCGGCTCGGGCCCACGCGGCGCCGTCTCGCGCGGCGGCCCCATCCACGGCTGGAACCCCGCGGGCTCGGGCTGCGGAAAGCGGTCCCCCGGCGCGGGCGGCACCACCGGCTGCGGCGGGGGCGACACGGGCTGCGGCGCGGAGCCGTACGGCGCGGGGCGGACCGATCCCTCGGCCACGCGGAACGGCTCGCGCGCCGGCGGCGTCAGCCACGCGCGGATGCGGAACGGCGCGGGAACCAGCGAGTCGAAGAGCTCGCCGTCTTCCCGGTCGCCCAGCAGGATCACGTCGCCCGCCCACTCCCCCAGCGCGGGAAGCCCCGGCGCGTCGAGCGGAACGAAGAGGAGGAGCGACGCCTGCGCCTCGCGGAAGCCGTCCACGATCTTGCCCCAGCGCGCGTGGCGGAAGATGGCGTCGGGCTCGGGGGTGTAGGTTCCCGCGGTGATCAGCAGGAAGCCGCGCCCCGGCACCGGCCGCGCGCTCCTCGCCAGCGACGCGCCGTAGAGGAACAGGTCCACCACGCCGTCGAGGTTGGGCACCCCCACGCGCTCGTGGAGCACCGGGTCCTCGATGGAAAGGTCGGCCAGCACGGTGCGCCGGCCGCCCGCGTTCCACCCCGTGGCCAGCGCGATGGCCGCGTCGGCCACCCACGCGCGGTCGGCGCGCGGGTCGAAGAGGATGAGCACGGGGCCCGGGCGGTCCGCGTCGAACGCGGCGGCGCCGGGAAGCCGCTCGAACGTCGGGTCGAAGAAGGTGGGCGGCGGCAGCCTGCGCCCGGAGTAGCCGGTGGCCGTCTGCGGATCGGTCATGGCCTATGGGGATCGGGACCGGGCGAGAGCGGACGGAAAGACTGCGCCAAGTTAAACGGCGGTGCGGAAGTACGAAAGTACGAAGGGAAGTGCGGAAGTGCGGAAGTGCGTGAGTGCGCTGGTTCGGCGCGGGATGGAGCGGGCGCGTCCGGGAACGCACGAACGCGCCGGGGCCGTCGTTACGGCGCCCGGCGCGTCGAGGGCTGCGGAGTCCCGTCCTTACGCGCCGACGGGCGGCGCGAGGACGTAGGTGGGCGCATCGCCCCACAGGCGCTCGAGCTGGTAGAACTCGCGCGCGGCGGGGTGGAAGACGTGCACCACGAAGTCGAAGTAGTCGATCAGCACCCAGCGCGCCTCGCGCTCGCCCTCCACGTTCAGCGGCCGGTTGCCGTCCTGCTTCAGCCCGTCGACCACGTTGCCGGCCAGCGCGCCCACGTGCGTGTCCGACGTGCCCGAGGCGATGACGAACCAGTCGGTGGCCGACGAGATGCCGCGCAGGTCCAGCAGGGTCACGTCCAGCGCCTTGCGGTCGAACAGCAGGTCCACCACGCGGGCCACGTCCTTCGGCAGGTCCTTCACGGACGAGGGCGGCACGGGGGTGATGCTCATCGCTTCTCCGGGTTGAGTTCTGGGTGCCACGCGCACCATCTGCGCGGGGGCAAGTTAAGGGCCGCGCAGGGGATCAGGGAAGTGCGGAAGTGCGGAAGTGCGTGAGTGCGTGAGTCGACTGCGCGGGCATCGATGTGCCCCACCCGCCACATCCATCCATCGGATCCGCCGCGGACGCCGGCCCGCGAAGTCCGCGCAGGCGCCGCGCAGGCGGACTGCGTGCCGTTGTAGCCGCGAGTTCACTCGCATCTTCCACACGCCAACCCGGCGCCGATCCCTTCCCCGCGCCGAACCAGCGCACTTCCGCACTTCCGCACTTCCGCACTTCCGCACTCACGCACTTGCGTCGAACGACGAAGGCGGCCCCGTTCACCGGAGCCGCCCTCGCGACGAAATCAGAGCGAAGCGACGAAAGACGGTCAGTCTTCCGCGATCACCCAGACCTTGACCTCCGGACGCACCTGCGGATGCAGGCGCACCGGCACGCTGGTCACGCCCAGCGTCTTGATCGGCTCGTCGAGCTCGATCTGGCGGCGGTCGATGGTGATTCCCTGCTCGGCCAGCTTCTCGGCGATGTCCGCCGAGGTAATGGAGCCGAACAGCTTCCCTTCCTGCCCCGCGCGGGCATTGAAGGTCAGCGACACGCCTTCGATGCTGGCCGCGCGCTTCTGCGCGTCCTGCATCGTCTCGGCTTCCTTGGCCGCCGTGCGCGCGCGCTCCGCCTCCAGGCGGCGCTTGTTCGCGTCGGTGGCCTCGTAGGCCAGGCCCTGCGGGATGAGATAGTTGCGGCCGTAGCCCGGCTTCACGTCGACGATCTCGCCGGCGTCGCCCAGGGTCTCGATCCGCTGGCGAAGGATGACCTGCATCTGGGTATCCTCCTTACGACTCGAAGCCGGCGATGTACGGCAGCAGCGCCAGGTACCGCGCGCGCTTGACGGCCGTACCCACCTGCCTCTGGTGCCGGGCGCACATCCCGCTGATGCGCCGCGGAAGGATCTTGCCGCGCTCCGTCACGAAGCGCTGCAGCGTCCGCTCGTCCTTGTAGTCGATGGTGCGCGCCCCGAGCTCGCAGATCGGGCACGCCTTGCGGCTGGTACGCATTACTCGTCCTCCCCTTCCTCGGACTCCTCGTCGCGCTTGGGCTCCGGCGGAACCGGGGTGGTGGCAAGGTCGCCCTCGTTGATCACCACCAGGTAGCGGAGCAGCTCCTCGTCGAGCTTCAGGATGCGCTCGAACTCGGGCAGCGCCTCGGCCGGGGCGGAAAAGTGCGACACCACGTAGTAGCCGCTGGTCTGGTCCTCGATGGGGTACGCCAGCTGGCGCCGGCCCCAGTGGTCGACGGCCGCGATGCTGCCGCCGCGGTCGCCGGTCAGCAGACCGTTGAACCGCTCGAGCTTCTGGTCCACCCCCCCCTCGTCGAGCGACGGGTGGAAGATGTACACGATCTCGTAGTCCCTCAAAGTCACCTTCCTCTGGACATGTGGCCCCGGCCCGGTGATGTGCGCGGAGCAGGAAAAAAAGTGCTGCCCCCCGGGTTTGGGGGGCAGCAGAGAAAGATATCACCCTTGCGGCGCCGGGACAACCGCCCGGGGCGGCCTATTTGCCCACCAGCCGCCACCGCGCGAGCGCCACCGTCAGCTCGCCGTACACGATGCACGCGCCCCCCGTGCACGCCGTGACCACCAGGGCGTTCCCCGCCCAGCGCGGCAGGTGCAGGGGGAAGATCAGGAGAAGCGAGATGGCGAGGAGGAAGGCTCCCCAGGCCAGGGTGAGCACCACCCGGCGGCGGATCTCACGCTCGGGGCTCGTCCAGGGCTGCGGCTGCATCGTTGTACACGGTGAGGGGTTCCTGCGTGGGGCCAACCGACCCCCGCGCCGCACGCAAGTTGTGAACCAGCAACGGTTCACGGTGCGACAAAATGCACGCGCGGCCTTGCGAAAGCAAATGGGGGTGGCGGCTGCGGGCGCGGCGGGCACGGTTCTGGAGTGTGCGCCGCTCGCCGCCCCGGCGGCCCACCCACACCACATCCGGAGCATTTCCGTTGACCGACGTCCCGACTTCCGCGCCCCGCCACGAGCAAGCCAACGCGCTGGTGCTGCAGCGCGTGCAGCCCGCGCTGCTGGGGCTGATGGACGGCTCGGTGAGCACCCTGGCGCCGCTCTTCGCCGCGGCCGAGCTCACCCACCGGCCGCTCTCCGCCTTCTATGTGGGGCTCGCCGCCTCCGTGGGCGCGGGGATCAGCATGGGCCTGGCCGAGGCGCTCTCGGACGACGGCGTGGTCAGCGGGCGCGGCAACCCGTGGAGCCGCGGCGCCATCACCGGGGTGGGAACGGTGCTGGGGGGAATGTTCCACACGCTCCCCTTCCTCATCCCCAACCTGCAGACGGCGCTGACGCTGGCGTACGTGGTGGTGGTGCTGGAGCTGATCGCCATCGCGTGGATCCGGCGCCGCTACATGCACAGCCCGCTGGGGCCCACCCTCATCCAGGTGGTCTTCGGCGGCGCGCTGGTCTTCGCCATCGGCATGCTGCTGGGGAGCGCCGGCGCGGGGTGATCCACCGGCATCGACCGACGCGGCGAGGGCGCCGGGGAGTGAAATCCCCGGCGCCCTCGTGCGCTTCCGTCGATCTCCGCGTCAGTGCAGCGCGTACAGCGCCAGGCGCCAGGCGCGGTGCGAGCGCGGCAGGTTGCCGGACTCGGCCAGCAGGTGGGCGGCGTCCAGGAACGCCACCACGTTGTCGGGCACCACCTCGTCGGGCGGGTCGCCGCGGACGGCGCTCAGCAGATCGCGCAGCCGGGCGGCCACGGCGTCGGTGTCCTCGTCCGCGTAGGCCTGTGCCAGCGAGCTGCGCTGGCGCGCCCACCACAGTTCGTCCGTGCGCATTGTCCGCGTGCCGAATCGGTTCCGATTGCCCGTCTGGACATTCGGTTGGACGCACCGGACCGCCGGATGGTTGGCCGGCGGCCCCGCGACAGTCTCCGGCCAATAGACACGCGGTCCCGCGCCGGCGTTACGGCGCGGAACCCACAGGATGTCTCACGTCGTACCCCCCCCGAACCCGGGTGGATTGCGGAGCCGGCGCGGCGGTGAAGAGCGGGGAGATGGAAGGATGTCGCGGCGGGGCGGACGAAGCGGGGTCAGGCGGCGGCCGGGCCGCCCTCCAGCGCGTCGCGGATGCGGCTGGCGAGCTCGACGTGCAGCAGCAGGACGCTGGGATCGCGGCGGCAGACGCGGTCGTAGCGGTTCACGGTGGGCTCGTCGCCCTCGTCCACCGCCACCAGCTCGCGCGCCTGCTCCACGAAGGCGCGGGCGCCGGCCTCGCTCACCGCGTCCTCGCCGGCGAGTGCCTCGTCGATCTCCACGATCAGCCCCGAGAACGGCCGCAGCCAGGCGAAGAACGGCTCCTCGATCAGCGCCTGCAGCAGCTGGGAGTTGGTCACGGGCCCGCGGCTGCGCTCCCACTCCACGCGCTCGGCGTCGATGAGCGCCTTGTGCAGGCGCATGAGCCCGCGGCGGACCTCGACCAGGCGCTGCCGCAGCGGTTCGGGGGTGGGGTTGCGTCGGAAGCGTGTGGCCATGGCGTCGATTCTCGTTCGTGGAAGCATCGATGGCTTCGGACACGAAAGAAGTGCGCCATGTTCCAGATCAGGGGACAGGGGACAGGGTACAGGGGATAGGGACGGCAGAAACGGCACCGCCGGGTTTTCGTGCGCGCGGGCGATGCGCTCGCGTTCACCGGCACCGCTGTCCCGGCCGCTCCGCGGGAGGCTGACGAGGAAGAGAAATCGACGCGGCAGCATCGCTTCTCCCTGTCCCCTGTCCCCTGTCCCCTGTCCCCTGTCCCCTGTCCCCTGTCCCCTGTCCCCTGTCCCCTGTCCCCTGTCCCCTATTCCTCCACCGGCAGCGTGAAGTAGAACCGGCTGCCGTCTCCGGGCGTGCTCTCGGCCCACAGGCGGCCGCCCTGCGCCTCGATGATGGCGCGGCTGAGGGGGAGCCCCATCCCCCGCGCGGCCACGCTTCCGCTCCACAGCGGGGTGAAGAGCTCGCCCAGCGCCTCGGCGGCGATCCCGCACCCGGTGTCGGCCACGCAGAAGCGCACCGCGTCTCCCTGCACCTCCGCGCGCAGCTCGATGGCGCCGCCCTCGGCCGTGTGGCGCACGGCGTTGCCCACCAGGTTGCTGAGCACCTGCAGCGTGCGCTCGCGGTCGCCCACCACGCGCGGCAGCTCGCCCTCGGTGCGCGTGGCGAAGCGCAGCTCCTTGCGCGCCACCAGCGGCTCCAGCAGGAGCGCGGCCTCGCGCAGCACCATGCACGGGCGGAAGGCGGCGCGCTCCACCGGCAGGCTTCCCGCCTCCAGCCGGGTGACGTCGGCCAGGTCCTGCACCAGGTGGCGGATCTGCTCGGCGGCCAGCACCACCGCCTCCAGCGGCTGCCGCGCGCCGCCGGCCGCGCCGTCGTCCAGCACGGCGGTGGCGTTCAGCAGGATGGTGGACAGCGGGTTGCGCACCTCGTGCGACACCATCGACACCACCTTCTGCCGCGCCGCCGCCTCGTTGCGCACGCTGCGGTACAGCCGCGCGTTGTCCAGGTACAGCGCCGCGCGCCGCGCCACGTCCTCGGCCAGCAGCACGTCGGGGCGGCGGTACGGGCGGGCGCCGTCGGTGCGCATCAGCGTGAGCACCCCCACCGTCCGCTCGCGCGCCACGAGGGGGACGAACATCACCGAGCGGATCCGCATCCCCCGCAGGATCTCGGCGTGCCGCTCGTCCACCGCCAGCCGGTCGGCGAACGACCCGTCCACCTCGGGAAGGAAGTCCGTCGCCCCGCTGCGCAGCACGCCGGCCACGCGGCTGTGGGGGTTGCCGGGCGGGGGATAGAGGCGCCGCGTCTCGGCGATCAGGCGGTGGATCTCGGGGTCGCGGTGCAGCGTGACCACGCGCCCGAACTCGCCGTCGTCGGTCAGCTCGTCGATGATGCACCCGTCGGCCAGCCGGGGCACCGCCAGCGCCGCCAGCCGCGACAGCGTCTCGGGGTAGTCCAGCGAGCCGCTGAGCGCCGCGCCCACCTCGGCCAGGAAGGCCGACCGCCGCTCCGCCGCCTGCGCGTTGCGCCGCGCCCGCCGCTCGCGCTTCAGGGCGATGCGGCGCTCGTGGGTGAGCGCGGCCAGCACCATCCCCGTCATCGACACCAGGGCGAGGTAGGCCTGCAGGAAAAGGAGCGACTGCGCGGGATAGGGCGAGGCTGGGTCGTCCACCAGCCGCGCCGCCGCCGCCACGGCCGAGAACGCCACCGCCGCGGTGACGAGGGATGCGCCGCGCTGGCCCGCGCGCATGGCCGCCCAGGTGATGAACGGGAACACCGCGTAGCTGAGCGGCACCTGCGCGACGGGGAACACCTCCTGGCTGCGGAAGGCCAGCAGCGTCACGCCCACGGCCCCCGCGGCGGCGCCGGCGACCTCCAGCATGCGCCCGCGGGGAAGCGGCCGCCGCGTTCCGGCCCACGCCAGCACCACCGGAGCGGCCACCAGCACGCCGGTGCCGTTCCCCGTCCACCACACCAGCGCGGTGCGCGCGCCCTGCACCCAGTCGATGGAGCCGCGCAGCATCAGCGTGGCCGCGCCGATCAGCGCGCTGGCCGCGGGCCCGGGAATGGCCCCCAGCGGCACGAAGCGCAGCACGTCGCGCACGCCGCTCAGCGACGGGCGCACGCGGAAGACGCGGCCCAGCAGCCACGCGCCGATCACCGCGTCCAGCAGGTTCCCCACCGCCATGATGATCGCCAGTTGCGGCGACGCCCCGCCCGCCACCGTGACCACCACCGCCGCCACGTACACTGCGGGCCAGTAGCGGATGCCCAGCAGGAGCAGCCCGGCCAGCGCCACGCCGGACGCCGGCCACACGGGGCTGGCGTTGGCCTGCACGAAGGCGAGCGAAAGCCCCACGCGGCCGGCCACGTAGCAGGCCAGCGCGAGGACGGCCGCACGCAGGTACGGCTGGGCTCGGGACGAAAGGGTAGCGGGCAACCGGGAACGGCGGGAAAACGGCGCGGAAAGGCAGGCGCGGAACGGACCTGCAAGGTACCCACGCCGCGCGGCAGGGGCAACGGCGGGGAACGGACAGAACCGAAGTGCGTGAGTGCGGAAGTGCGTGAGTGCGTTTGTCACTCGCGCACTTCGGCATTCGTCGCACCGAGACCGGCCCCGCCGGAGTCGGAAACCCTCTCCGCGCCGACTCCAGGCCCGCACTCACGCACTCACGCACTTCCGCACTTCCCCCTACACCGCATACGGATACGTCTCCGGCACCTCCTCGCCGCGATGCCAGATCTCCGACGGCTCCAGCGGCTCCACGGCGCGTGTGGTGTCGATGTGGATCACCGCATCGAACTGGTCCGCCAGGCGCGCGTGGAAGTAGTGGCTCACGCGCTCCGAGCGGGGGAGGTAAACGACGCCGATCGCGCGCTCCAGCCGCCGCTCGCGGAAGACTTCCGCATCTCC harbors:
- the smc gene encoding chromosome segregation protein SMC — protein: MKLRALRLHGFKSFPDRTLIEFRDGVTAIVGSNGCGKSNTADAVRWVLGEQRASALRGGKMEEVIFQGTVKRRPLNLAEVSLSFSNDDSSIPIPQTEVEIARKVFREGGSEYTLNRVACRLRDIHDLLRDTGLGSNAYSIIEIGMIDSILSERADERRAMFEEAAGIGKYKDRRKAAQRRLEGAEVDLARLNDLVNEVESKVRALARQKRRAQRHQELQTRRLDLEVAFARAELQSLAAALESGGRRREALAREEGEARTERTTAEAILEERRIEAAELTRRRQHSAAKLEDVRQRLSTREREILLADERRSNAEMRIQQLVRERAELGDRAETLSADAERLAGERDHALARLEGVRERLETRVEENDALRATLSAHRQASEAAASRSREIAREIAAAEGERAAAERRRGEALERAGSLGEQESQLGAEITVLGQQTELWSGQGMSLRERLDAAADAADLAREETRTLRGREAPLRDTLRAAEDRVQRLASQVAAREAMESSYEGFSPAVTAIMAERERFPGVLAPLADFVRASTADGATAQAVESFLGSLLQALVVKDLASARVVRRWFREEWSGGGTLLLLPLDAPGVREALGGTSHRLGVAGSGAGQRWVDVFLEGLVVLPGEDPLDAFAPGARVDAFGDTIDSRGVIRLGQPAAGEGILARREMLGRLRNELEDAEVARDRLVLERDQLAERIALAEERTREADEVRRVLEAELRQLDADTAAHGHRRGRLEREREQVVATIASARREAESAAARMAELDARLAELHGMAGDAQAAASREGAGLAELDARWEAARDEESELRVAAARAEGELREVERALADAVNGADAARARSATLNAEAEELRRSLEGLSGIRDRAGEDVEALFAERDGYAAEVGGFDARLGELEMEVNAAEERARVARRREGEASEERHRLELERADLESRSIRARERLEVEWGRPWEVLSAAANPVEEGDAEAWRTEVREIAQQVDALGPINMLAVQEHEEEETRLKFLLEQRDDLTSARDDLASAIRQINKTAREVFMGTFDTVRQNFHRTFQSLFQGGECDVWLADPDDPLESPIEISASPRGKKTQRIHLLSGGERTLTALSLLFAIYLVKPSPFCLFDEVDAPLDEANVGRFIQLLNDFKGQTQFIVITHNPRTMESADWIYGVTMEEPGVSSIVGVELEGAYAYGGDTKAA
- a CDS encoding SPOR domain-containing protein; protein product: MTDPQTATGYSGRRLPPPTFFDPTFERLPGAAAFDADRPGPVLILFDPRADRAWVADAAIALATGWNAGGRRTVLADLSIEDPVLHERVGVPNLDGVVDLFLYGASLARSARPVPGRGFLLITAGTYTPEPDAIFRHARWGKIVDGFREAQASLLLFVPLDAPGLPALGEWAGDVILLGDREDGELFDSLVPAPFRIRAWLTPPAREPFRVAEGSVRPAPYGSAPQPVSPPPQPVVPPAPGDRFPQPEPAGFQPWMGPPRETAPRGPEPLPTAHEAPHASAAALPVPEPVWDDTVGDEPPGKRRKKKSIPKKRRISPLVLVLLVLAFMALAVGAAMVFLPGLLKGLPGRAERPAGEAPGVPPRRAQAGPTVRPAGTPRPYAVVVKAFQGDQAYDAARKLAGQVQSAIPGTEAYVFPEDIGGVVYYRVFAGSLADTAQAVALRNELVRKKLADPESVGGPDALIQPRPLAFDLGEFDSKEAAERRAEALRAGAIDAYPAAVPQTDGTERWALYAGAFADTAQAAPMKKTLESSRLPARLVRRVGRAPATSK
- the rsfS gene encoding ribosome silencing factor; the encoded protein is MSITPVPPSSVKDLPKDVARVVDLLFDRKALDVTLLDLRGISSATDWFVIASGTSDTHVGALAGNVVDGLKQDGNRPLNVEGEREARWVLIDYFDFVVHVFHPAAREFYQLERLWGDAPTYVLAPPVGA
- the rplI gene encoding 50S ribosomal protein L9, with the translated sequence MQVILRQRIETLGDAGEIVDVKPGYGRNYLIPQGLAYEATDANKRRLEAERARTAAKEAETMQDAQKRAASIEGVSLTFNARAGQEGKLFGSITSADIAEKLAEQGITIDRRQIELDEPIKTLGVTSVPVRLHPQVRPEVKVWVIAED
- the rpsR gene encoding 30S ribosomal protein S18, which produces MRTSRKACPICELGARTIDYKDERTLQRFVTERGKILPRRISGMCARHQRQVGTAVKRARYLALLPYIAGFES
- the rpsF gene encoding 30S ribosomal protein S6; the encoded protein is MRDYEIVYIFHPSLDEGGVDQKLERFNGLLTGDRGGSIAAVDHWGRRQLAYPIEDQTSGYYVVSHFSAPAEALPEFERILKLDEELLRYLVVINEGDLATTPVPPEPKRDEESEEGEDE
- a CDS encoding VIT1/CCC1 transporter family protein, whose amino-acid sequence is MTDVPTSAPRHEQANALVLQRVQPALLGLMDGSVSTLAPLFAAAELTHRPLSAFYVGLAASVGAGISMGLAEALSDDGVVSGRGNPWSRGAITGVGTVLGGMFHTLPFLIPNLQTALTLAYVVVVLELIAIAWIRRRYMHSPLGPTLIQVVFGGALVFAIGMLLGSAGAG
- a CDS encoding MASE1 domain-containing protein, with amino-acid sequence MPATLSSRAQPYLRAAVLALACYVAGRVGLSLAFVQANASPVWPASGVALAGLLLLGIRYWPAVYVAAVVVTVAGGASPQLAIIMAVGNLLDAVIGAWLLGRVFRVRPSLSGVRDVLRFVPLGAIPGPAASALIGAATLMLRGSIDWVQGARTALVWWTGNGTGVLVAAPVVLAWAGTRRPLPRGRMLEVAGAAAGAVGVTLLAFRSQEVFPVAQVPLSYAVFPFITWAAMRAGQRGASLVTAAVAFSAVAAAARLVDDPASPYPAQSLLFLQAYLALVSMTGMVLAALTHERRIALKRERRARRNAQAAERRSAFLAEVGAALSGSLDYPETLSRLAALAVPRLADGCIIDELTDDGEFGRVVTLHRDPEIHRLIAETRRLYPPPGNPHSRVAGVLRSGATDFLPEVDGSFADRLAVDERHAEILRGMRIRSVMFVPLVARERTVGVLTLMRTDGARPYRRPDVLLAEDVARRAALYLDNARLYRSVRNEAAARQKVVSMVSHEVRNPLSTILLNATAVLDDGAAGGARQPLEAVVLAAEQIRHLVQDLADVTRLEAGSLPVERAAFRPCMVLREAALLLEPLVARKELRFATRTEGELPRVVGDRERTLQVLSNLVGNAVRHTAEGGAIELRAEVQGDAVRFCVADTGCGIAAEALGELFTPLWSGSVAARGMGLPLSRAIIEAQGGRLWAESTPGDGSRFYFTLPVEE